The genomic region CGCGTTTGGACACTAAGAATAAAGTGTTCATTGTTTTGAAGTGTATATGACTGTACTGAATTCAGACCAATATCCGCATCATGGGCCTCATCTAATAAATAACGAGATCCTTTGTCTGCTAATTCCAGCATTTCGAATTTTATAACACTTTGTTTGAATTGTGGTGAATTATCATTGATGTCCTCAATATTGAGAATGAAGCGATGAAGCTCTAAAGGATTTTCCAGCACGAGCTCCAGTTTAATAACGCATGAAGCTTTCTTTCCGCAAATCTCCTCTCTGTCGATTCTCTCCGCTACGGTCAGTTCTCCAGTGTTCAGATTAATGTCACAGTATCGTTTTCTGTTACCTTCAGTATCAATGCGAGCCTTACGAGATGACAGTCTGTTCACATCGAGCCCGAGATCCTTTGCTATATTTCCAATCACAGATCCGCGTTTCATCTCCTCCGGGAAAGAATAGCTCACGTCTCCATAAGCGGCGCGCGCCATCAGCACGAAGAACAAAAGACCAAACATCTCGACAGAAACGATGAACATTCGAAGCCTCAGATAGTTAATCCAGAACGcagcaataaaaataaaaaaatcaaactaaATGTAGAAATTTAGACAGAAGTTCAGTATATGAGGCAGTCTCCGTCGACGATTTTCTATAATAGGGCGAGCTTGAAGCCCTGTGTGTGTATGACATCAGAATCAGGGTGGAGAGATGtgcactgaacacacacatggTTTTGCAGGTCAACAGCGACACTGTGAGTTAAAAGAAGAAACTGCATGATAATATCTCTTGACAGAATTAAATGCTGGAATGTACAACGAACTTGGTATATAGTTCATTGATTTGAGAAATAAGAACAATCAGCGACATTAACTGAAGATTGGGAGATAAATAAAACCTCAACATTTAAGGtactaaaacaaaaaacagcggTTTAGAGGGTAACGTTAGGAGAATAAAAAACACAGAGAATAAATGCCGCTGTAGAACCATGGACAGCAACAGCAAAACCTGTTCAATGCCATTCCCATTTCTACCTTAATGGCCATTGGAATGTATTTGCCTTTATAAAAGACACATTTAACATAAAGGAGACATCAGTGACAAAACAGAAAATTACATAAAACagcaaacaacaaaaaaacgcaTACATTAGATTAGCATCCGCATCCATAATAGTACACAAAGTGACGTtagcaaaaaaataattaaaaaaaagataaaatgtgCTTACAAAGCGACTAGTCAGCAGTACTTGTTAGTTTTAGATGCATTTAAAATGTCACCAACAGAGAGGCTAGtgatttttgaataataaaAGCTGGCGAAAAAAGAATGCAAAACTCAACAGGAAGACGACCCGTGAAACATGGCATGTCAAAGGCCCAGAACAACCAAACATTCTCGtagaatataaaaaaagaacaagctTGATTTTCAAGATCATCTATTCGTAAAAAAACACGACTGTATACAGACACAGAATAGAGCAAACCCCGCCAGCAGCAGACACTGCCTGTACAGCACCACGGACAGCTAATAGAAATATGCTCTTTCATCTGACTTACTAttcaatcatttttttaaacacgaGATGAAGACAAAAGTAAGTACACATATCGAGAAACTTACCAACTATTCAAGCAGCATGGGATCACATTACATGAGTTATAGCCACTTCATATCAACTGTTAATATTTCTAAAATCCCTTCAAAAcctatttttttctggaaaaacTGTCTAATATCAAACAATATGCATGTTCAGAAAATTCGTACAATTTGGTCTTGATTTACAAAATtctataaaaacaaaacaaaataaaataacttgaGAAAAATTACCTGATTTgtgtattaaataaattattttatgaataCACTGAAATAGCTTTTCACACTTCAAACAGACCCTCTAAAGTCTACAGAGATCACTTGAgtgagacagtttttttttaaacccttgtatggtgttcgtgtgtaatataaatgtgtaggggggtgtacagtgtgtggtcattgaaaatgtgttctgatatatattcctcacagaaaatgagccaaggccaatgagtctcagtttgaaaaaataattaattgtatcatttttcttttgataaaaaatgaaaaggagtccaacagtgtgtgtgcgtgtgtgtgtgtgtgtgtgtgtgtgtgtgtgtgtgtgtgtgtgtgtgtgtgtgtgcgcgcgcgcgcgcgagcatgagtgtgtgtctgtgtgcatgtgagagattgtgtgtaagtgtgagagaGTAGCTACAAGAGTGAGTTTTGTTTCTCCCCCTGCCATTCCCACACGAGGTTGcaattcttaaatgtgatctaaccaaggcaaagagaaaatattaaccatatatgctgtttatattgctTGTTATTGGGATGAGgtaaacatctgttgagtattttaacataatttttgattgtgttgaattaaaaacccaaaaatgcagcaggtccaccagacccacgaacactggatgagtaacaaaaatatgaacaccacacaagggtAAACAGAGCCGTTTTGGCAATGAAGgcagaacacaaataaatatcaaatcttttttttttttccaaaaatgtcagTCCTACCTGAAACGAATCGCTCATTTCTGCATCGAGTCCTTCAAGATCATCCACAGCGGACTGAGTCTTTTTCAGAGTCAGGTCAGCAGTCAGTGTGCCCTCATTATAAGATCTGATGAACTTGAAGTCACTAGTGCGCGAGCCCGTGGTCAGGTATGCGTCATAATTGTAAGTGCTGCGAAGAGTTCCCGCGCCCTCCACCTCTGCGTAATTTGGAGGGAGATACGCGCTGGGAATGGCTACAGCTCCATCAAACAACAGTCTGGGCTTTCTCCTGCGACAAAACCTCACGgccaggatgatgatgatgaaggtcAGGAAGAAAGTGGAAACGGACACCAGTGCGATGATCAAATAAAACGTCAGTTTGGAGCTGCTCTCGTCATGAGACATGTCTTTGAGTTCTGGAACTTCAGCCAAGTTATCTGATATGAGTAAATACAACGCGCACGTGGCCGAGAGAGAGGGCTGTCCGTTATCTCTCACGGACACAATAAGGTTCTGTTTCATGCTGTCAGATTCAGAAATGTCCCGCTGCGTCCTGATCTCCCCGCTGTGGACACCGATAGTGAAAAGTCCCGGATCAGTCGCTTTAATAATGTGATACGAGAGCCACGCGTTCTGTCCAGAATCCGCGTCCACGGCGATCACCTTGGAGACCAGGGAGCCCGCCTGCGCAGCTTTGAGGACCATCTCGGTCATGAAGGAGTTTCCTTCCGGAGAGGGGTATAATATCTGAGGGGAGTTGTCATTCTCATCCGATATGAAGACACTCACGGTCACGTTACTGCTCAGAGGAGGAGAGCCGTTGTCTCTGGCTAACACGAGCACTTTGAAACTCTTCATCTGTTCGTAATCAAACGATCTCACGGCATGAATGACCCCGGTGTCTCCGTTAATGGATAAAAAGGAGGACACCGGTGCGCCATTGACATCAGAAGACAACAGAGAATAAACTACAGTGCCATTCTGTCTCCAGTCCGGGTCTGTAGCTGATACTGAACAAATAGAGGAGCCCGGTTTGTTATTCTCTTGCACATGAGCTCTGTAATTCTGCTCCTCAAATACAGGTGGATTATCATTCACGTCAGCGACAGTCAAGTGAATATTCTTAGTGGAAGATAAAGGCGGAGAGCCCTCATCAGTAGCAGTGATTGTAATATTATAATCAGAGAGCAGCTCGCGGTCTAATTCACCTGTGGTCACCAGAGAATAGTAATTTTTGATCGAAGGTACGAGTTTAAACGGGACGTTCTGCTGAATGGAGCAGCGCACCTGTCCGTTATTCTCAGAGTCTCTGTCCTGCACATTAATGATGCCAACCTCTGTACCGGGGAACGCGTTCTCGGGGACGGGACTGCTTAGAGACTTGATAATAAGAATGGGGGAATTGTCATTTATGTCAGTAATTTCTATTACTACTTTTGTGTCTGAGGAAAGACCATACCCATCCTTAGCCTCGACAATAATTTCATATCTTGATTCATCTTCAAAATCTATTGGCCCTTTCACGGAAATTTGTCCATTCTGATGATCCAATGAAAAAGATTCTTTCGCATATTCGGATAAATGACCAAATTCATAGGTCACTTGTCCATTTTGTCCCTCGTCAGCATCAGTAGCGCTCACTGTCACCACTACAGTATCTACAGGAGAATTTTCAGGCAGACTGACTTTATAGACGGcctgactaaagactggagcATTATCATTAGCATCCAGCACAGTGACGTGTATGGCTACAGTACCTGATCTCGGTGGAGTCCCGCCGTCTACCGCAGTGAGAATTAAAGTCACCTCTTTCTGCTGCTCACGGTCCAACTCTTTATCTAACACTAACTCGACGTACTTGCCTCCATCTGTCTTTGaattcactgctaaaacaaAATTTGAATTTCTCTCTAATATGTATGTTTGTACTGAATTGTGGCCGACATCCGCATCCCGAGCCTCAATGACACGAAAACGAGCCCCTTTATCGGCACTTTCACTTATTTCGAGCTTGATTACGTCTTTAGGAAATATTGGCGTATTATCATTAATGTCTTGAATTTGTAGGACAACACGATGCAACTCCAACGGATTTTCTaatacaaattcaaaattgagcgcACAAGAAAGCCTCTCCTTACAAAGCCCCTCTCTATCTATCCGATCTGCCACTATTAATTCTCCCGTTGTCAGATTAATGTCACAGTATCGTTTTCTGTTACCTTCAGTATCAATGCGAGCCTTACGAGATGACAGTCTGTTCACATCGAGCCCGAGATCCTTTGCTATATTTCCAATCACAGATCCGCGTTTCATCTCCTCCGGGAAAGAATAGCTCACGTCTCCATAAGCGGCGCGCGCCATCAGCACGAAGAACAAAATACCAAACATCTCGACAGAAACGCAGAACCTTTAAAATGTTTCAGAAATTGATCCGAAATTAAATCCAGAAATGCAGCAAGTAACATGTAAAAGAAACGTGAGTGTACAAATAAAGTCAATGTCTGAAATAGTCCTTCGATCACCGTCGACGATTGTCTATAACAAGACGAGCTTGAAGCCCTGTGTGTGTATGACATCAGAAGCAGGGTGGAGAGATGTGTACTGAACACACACAGGGTTTTGCAGGTCAACAGCGACACTATGAGTTAAACGAAGAAACTGCATACGATTATGTATATTATTTGACAGAATTAAGTGTCGGATCATATAAAGAACTCTTGttatatataggcctaattaAAACTGTTTAGCAAAACAAAAGCCAGCATCAATATGTTCTGATGAGTGAGAGAGAAACACAACCacagtattaaaacaaacaaaaaactaaagctGTAGCAGGATAGAGTAACGTGAGCGATAATAGGAGAGGAAGAAGCAACACACCCAAACACCAAGAGCAAATGCCAGAGCAGCACCACGGACAGAGACAGGGAAAACACGCCCTACAGGGACATTTACAAAATTACACTTAATAGCATAATTCTGTTATCCGAATTTAATTCCACATGTAAACCTCCAATATATAAAGGAGACATCGATGCAATCGTATAAAAATATCAAcattcatggatgcgattacaAATATCAGAATCCATACGGACACGCATACAAATGATCTAATAAAAGCATGACAGAAGGATTATTCAGCAGAATGAGACAGAAATTTGATTTCTTACCTCGAAAGATGACGCACAATCAACTTTTAGCCTATAAATCATAAATAGTAGCTTGTAAAAAATACAAGTGCTTAAGTAAAAACATTGATTTGTGAATCATGCCTCATGACTTAAAACGGCCCACATCATCCTCATCctattcatcatcatcatcatcatcatcatcatcatcatcatcatcatcaaaataaaatagcaataataataaattcgGAGACAACGCATGAGAGACAAAAGGTCTGTCAGAAACAGAATCCGCTGCCAAAGAACGCACTCAGTCTATAAAACTAAAACCTATTCAATCTTTAAATCaaaccattattaaaataaatattgttttagcACTACCTAAAAAAACACGACACACTGTCCTGCACTCCAATAACTATTTCATAGGCAAGTTATCCCCACACAGGTCTTTTAAAAGTTTGTGTAATGAAGTCTATGGAGCTGctaaaatatttcatattaaatacACTATACGATGACAGCAGCATAATGCAAAACGTTACAGAGTAATTTctacaaaataatttattattaagttTTAGAGATGGCAGAAATAGTTAGAGATCTTAAATTGACAAGCAAATTaacacaaaaaagttcaaacaaGTTGCATTATTTAACTTTCTAAATATACATTTGCTCATTATTTAGAAGGACTTCGGCCTCAGACACCAATAAAAACGCTAATGAAACATGGTGATGCACATCTGAATAGAGATATGTTATGGTATGACTTAAAAATCGTGAGTCAGGAAAAAAGATTTCATTACAAAATTACAATTGGTGAGCAACAATAATCATGCTCAACCCCAAAAATAAGTGCAAcatttttacaatataaaaCCTAAATACACAAGAGAATCCTTACCCCTAAAGAAACACGAGCCGAGTCCAGAGCGCAGTTCGGTTTGGATACAAAACTGCACGTGCAAGTTTAAAATGTAGACTTATTATACTAGAATATCAcgaaaacagaaataaaatatgCAACCCTAACTTAAAACAAACACTACTTTCGGCATTAGGACCTTAAAGACAATTGATAATGGATATTtgctaaaataagaaaaatacaagTATTTACAAATGCATTTCGCGTTGGCTCTTTGAGAAGACACACAGTTATCAAGAGATGAGAGAGCACGCTGAGTCAGATAAAAAAGGCTCCCAAAAGGACGAAGCAAGTTCTTTGAAAGGTTAGAGACGGGGAAAGAGAAAGAAGAAAGACaagaagaagaataaaataaaaacgctAATAGGTAATAGGTCAATCATATATAATAACTAACTATTGACAACTCATGacgagaaaataaataaattcaacaTGAGTCTCAAAAAATTGTCACGTGATCTTTTTAAGAgaccattaaaaataaataatttgtcaGTCCTACCTGAAACGAATCACTCATTTCCGCATCGAGTCCTTCAAGATCATCCACAGCGGACTGAGTCTTTTTCAGAGTCAGGTCAGCAGTCAGTGTGCCCTCATTATAAGATCTGATGAACTTGAAGTCACTAGTGCGCGAGCCCGTGGTCAGGTATGCGTCATAATTGTAAGTGCTGCGGAGAGTTCCCGCGCCCTCCACCTCTGCGTAATTTGGAGGGAGATATGCGCTGGGAATGGCTACAGCTCCATCAAACAACAGTCTAGGCTTTCTCCTGCGACAAAACCTCACGgccaggatgatgatgatgaaggtcAGGAAGAAAGTGGAAACGGACACCAGTGCGATGATCAAATAAAACGTCAGTTTGGAGCCGCTCTCGTCATGAGACATGTCTTTGAGTTCTGGAACTTCAGCCAAGTTATCTGATATGAGTAAATACAACGCGCACGAGGCCGAGAGAGAGGGCTGTCCGTTATCTCTCACGGACACAATAAGGTTCTGTTTCATGCTGTCAGATTCAGAAATGTCCCGCTGCGTCCTGATCTCCCCGCTGTGGACACCGATAGTGAAAAGTCCCGGATCAGTCGCTTTAATAATGTGATACGAGAGCCACGCGTTCTGTCCAGAATCCGCGTCCACGGCGATCACCTTGGAGACCAGGGAGCCCGCCTGCGCAGCTTTGGGGACCATCTCGGTCATGAAGGAGTTTCCTTCCGGAGAGGGGTATAATATCTGAGGGGAGTTGTCATTCTCATCCGATATGAAGACACTCACGGTCACGTTACTGCTCAGAGGAGGAGAGCCGTTGTCTCTGGCTAACACGAGCACTTTGAAACTCTTCATCTGTTCGTAATCAAACGATCTCACGGCATGAATGACCCCGGTGTCTCCGTTAACGGATAAAAAGGAGGACACAGGTGCGCCATTGACATCAGAGGACAACAGAGAATAAACTACAGTGCCATTCTGTCTCCAGTCCGGGTCTGTAGCTGATACTGAACAAATAGAGGAGCCCGGTTTATTATTCTCTTGCACATGAGCTCTGTAATTCTGCTCCTCAAATACAGGTGGGTTATCATTCACGTCAGCGACAGTCAAGTGAATATTCTTAGTGGAAGATAAAGGCGGAGAGCCCTCATCAGTAGCAGTGATTGTAATATTATAATCAGAGAGCAGCTCGCGGTCTAATTCACCTGTGGTAACCAGAGAATAGTAATTTTTGATCGAAGGTACGAGTTTAAACGGGACGTTCTGCTGAATGGAGCAGCGCACCTGTCCGTTATTCTTAGAGTCTCTGTCCTGCACATTAATGATGCCAACCTCTGTACCGGGGGACGCGTTCTCGGGAATGGAGATTTTAGCAGATTTAGTCATTATCGTAGGGGCGTTATCATTTGCATCAATAACATCTATTTGTACAACACAATGACTGGCTGACCCTTGACTATCTTTGGCTTGAATTGGCAATTCAATTGAACTCTCCTCCTCATAATCAATGAGTCCTATAAGTTTAATCTCTCCAGACAACGAATCGAGAGAAAACATGTCCAAAAGGTGTTCTAATATATGACCAAATTCATATGCCACTTCTCCATTTTGTCCCTCGTCAGCATCAGTAGCGCTCACTGTCACCACTACAGTATCTACAGGAGAATTTTCAGGCAGACTGACTTTATAGACGGcctgactaaagactggagcATTATCATTAGCATCCAGCACAGTGACGTGTATGGCTACAGTACCTGATCTCGGTGGAGTCCCGCCGTCTACCGCAGTGAGAATTAAAGTCACCTCTTTCTGCTGCTCACGGTCCAACTCTTTATTAAGAACTAGCTCGCCATACTTTCTCCCATTTGCCCTGGTAACTACATTAAGGATAAAGTGTTCATTGTTTTGAAGTGTATATGACTGCACTGAATTCAGACCAATATCCGCATCATGGGCCTCATCTAATAAATAACGAGATCCTTTGACCGCTGATTCCCGTATTTCGAATTTTATTACACTTTGTTTGAACTGTGGTGAATTATCATTGATGTCCTCAATATTGAGAATGAAGCGATGTAGCTCTAAAGGATTTTCAAGCACGAGCTCCAGTTTAATAACGCATGAAGCTTTCCTTCCACAAATCTCCTCTCTGTCGATTCTCTCCGCTACGGTCAGTTCTCCAGTGTTCAGATTAATGTCACAGTATCGTTTTCTGTTACCTTCAGCATCAATGCGAGCTTCTCGAATTGACAGTCTGTTGACATCGAGCCCGAGATCCTTTGCTATATTTCCAATCACAGATCCGCGTTTCATCTCCTCCGGGAAAGAATAGCTCACGTCTCCATAAGCGGCGCGCGCCATCAGCACGAAGAACAAAAGACCAAACATCTCGACAGAAACGCAGAACCTTTTAAATTCGTAATAAACCGAGCAGAAATGATATCCAGATAAAcaacaaatatgtaaaaataaaacacagctTGAAGAAATGTAGGAAAAATAGACCGATTGCCTGATACAGTATGTCTGTCACTGCTGACGATTTTCTGTAACGGGAAGAGCTTGaagccctgtgtgtgtgtatgacatCAGAATCAGGGTGGAGAGATGtgtactgaacacacacatggTTTTGCAGGTCAACAGCGACACTATgaggtaaaataaaaataactgcacaacactcacatctctgacaGAATTACGTGCTATAATAAGATCAGGCTTTCGATAGGTATTTAAAAACTCGATATACTTATTTTAttgttatgtatttatttagcaaAGCAAAAGCAAACAGCAACCTTCTCTGGAGTAGGAGAAATAAACAATCactgtatatattattaaaaacaacaacaaaaacatttgatTCGATCAGGGGTTGGGAATGTTGATCCAGAAGGGCCACTctcttgcagagtttagctccaaccctaatcaaacacacccgaagctaatcaaggtcttcaggattactaaagttacaggcaggtgagggtttttgttttaattcatttatttattttctatttattttatttatttttttagggtTGCAGCTAAACTCTGGAAGAGAGTGGCCCTTCTGGATCAACGTGCCCCACCCATGGATTAGATGATAGAGAGCTACAAATATGTTAAGAGCAAAATATCCAAACATTAAGAGTACATGCCAGTGCAGCACCATGGACAGCAACAGGAAACCTGCCCTACGCCATTTCCAATCCGACTAAAGGGACGTTTAAAATACTTCCCTGAAATGGACATTTACTGAAACGGACATCCGACATGAATTCCCTTCATAACTACATAAAAATACAAcgtaaaactaaataaaatatcagCATTTAATCACAATTTCAACATGTCCTTGTAACTTAGTAAAAAAAATGACTAACAAACACTTTTTACCGCTTAAATCCAAAACAGCAGCTAGTgccaaataaagaaataaatgaaaCGAAAACACATCGATTTGCGAATCATGAAACATCTAGTTTATAATAGACCAGAAAAGATCACACAATGCAGCTACTTTTCTAACATATGTCTCTAAAAGAAACATGTGAAAGAGGCACGTGATCTCCAAATAACAGAGCAAAAATGCAAATGAAAGAACTCAAGTAGACAAAAATACACTTTCTTTTCTTATTTTCAATCCAGcaaattatttttaagaaaCAATCAGTCCTACCTGAAACGCATCGCTCATTTCCGCATCGAGTCCTTCAAGATCATCCACAGCGGACTGAGTCTTTTTCAGAGTCAGGTCAGCAGTCAGTGTGCCCTCATTATAAGATCTGATGAACTTGAAGTCACTAGTGCGCGAGCCCGTGGTCAGGTATGCGTCATAATTGTAAGTGCTGCGG from Pseudorasbora parva isolate DD20220531a chromosome 11, ASM2467924v1, whole genome shotgun sequence harbors:
- the LOC137092613 gene encoding protocadherin gamma-A11-like isoform X19, which produces MFGILFFVLMARAAYGDVSYSFPEEMKRGSVIGNIAKDLGLDVNRLSSRKARIDTEGNRKRYCDINLTTGELIVADRIDREGLCKERLSCALNFEFVLENPLELHRVVLQIQDINDNTPIFPKDVIKLEISESADKGARFRVIEARDADVGHNSVQTYILERNSNFVLAVNSKTDGGKYVELVLDKELDREQQKEVTLILTAVDGGTPPRSGTVAIHVTVLDANDNAPVFSQAVYKVSLPENSPVDTVVVTVSATDADEGQNGQVTYEFGHLSEYAKESFSLDHQNGQISVKGPIDFEDESRYEIIVEAKDGYGLSSDTKVVIEITDINDNSPILIIKSLSSPVPENAFPGTEVGIINVQDRDSENNGQVRCSIQQNVPFKLVPSIKNYYSLVTTGELDRELLSDYNITITATDEGSPPLSSTKNIHLTVADVNDNPPVFEEQNYRAHVQENNKPGSSICSVSATDPDWRQNGTVVYSLLSSDVNGAPVSSFLSINGDTGVIHAVRSFDYEQMKSFKVLVLARDNGSPPLSSNVTVSVFISDENDNSPQILYPSPEGNSFMTEMVLKAAQAGSLVSKVIAVDADSGQNAWLSYHIIKATDPGLFTIGVHSGEIRTQRDISESDSMKQNLIVSVRDNGQPSLSATCALYLLISDNLAEVPELKDMSHDESSSKLTFYLIIALVSVSTFFLTFIIIILAVRFCRRRKPRLLFDGAVAIPSAYLPPNYAEVEGAGTLRSTYNYDAYLTTGSRTSDFKFIRSYNEGTLTADLTLKKTQSAVDDLEGLDAEMSDSFQQKPPNADWRFTQNQRPGPSGAAATPEVAVGTGPWPNPPTEAEQLQALMAAANEVSEATNTLAPGTMGLSTRYSPQFTLQHVPDYRQNVYIPGSTATLTSNQQQPQQALPPPQAVAASQPEPPKAAQTPASKKKSTKKEKK
- the LOC137092613 gene encoding protocadherin gamma-A4-like isoform X20 → MFGLLFFVLMARAAYGDVSYSFPEEMKRGSVIGNIAKDLGLDVNRLSIREARIDAEGNRKRYCDINLNTGELTVAERIDREEICGRKASCVIKLELVLENPLELHRFILNIEDINDNSPQFKQSVIKFEIRESAVKGSRYLLDEAHDADIGLNSVQSYTLQNNEHFILNVVTRANGRKYGELVLNKELDREQQKEVTLILTAVDGGTPPRSGTVAIHVTVLDANDNAPVFSQAVYKVSLPENSPVDTVVVTVSATDADEGQNGEVAYEFGHILEHLLDMFSLDSLSGEIKLIGLIDYEEESSIELPIQAKDSQGSASHCVVQIDVIDANDNAPTIMTKSAKISIPENASPGTEVGIINVQDRDSKNNGQVRCSIQQNVPFKLVPSIKNYYSLVTTGELDRELLSDYNITITATDEGSPPLSSTKNIHLTVADVNDNPPVFEEQNYRAHVQENNKPGSSICSVSATDPDWRQNGTVVYSLLSSDVNGAPVSSFLSVNGDTGVIHAVRSFDYEQMKSFKVLVLARDNGSPPLSSNVTVSVFISDENDNSPQILYPSPEGNSFMTEMVPKAAQAGSLVSKVIAVDADSGQNAWLSYHIIKATDPGLFTIGVHSGEIRTQRDISESDSMKQNLIVSVRDNGQPSLSASCALYLLISDNLAEVPELKDMSHDESGSKLTFYLIIALVSVSTFFLTFIIIILAVRFCRRRKPRLLFDGAVAIPSAYLPPNYAEVEGAGTLRSTYNYDAYLTTGSRTSDFKFIRSYNEGTLTADLTLKKTQSAVDDLEGLDAEMSDSFQQKPPNADWRFTQNQRPGPSGAAATPEVAVGTGPWPNPPTEAEQLQALMAAANEVSEATNTLAPGTMGLSTRYSPQFTLQHVPDYRQNVYIPGSTATLTSNQQQPQQALPPPQAVAASQPEPPKAAQTPASKKKSTKKEKK